One genomic segment of Thermithiobacillus tepidarius DSM 3134 includes these proteins:
- a CDS encoding secretin N-terminal domain-containing protein codes for MSLKKLIAPLVIAAAVSGCAGDQAYRKGNRLLNEGKAAMGLEQLQKAVRLEPGNKEYRITLARQREIAVNKLLGEADTARVLARYDAAEAAYQRVLAVDPRSERARAGMAAIATERRHEALLADAEALARQGDADAATAKLQAVLAENPRHRQARALLQRVEEQAAQAKSAAPTLKSTFKKPITLEFRDANLKAIFEVISRTAGINFLFDKDVRPDLKASLFVKNTTIEDVIDFLLVTNQLAKKVLNENSVLIYPNIPAKNRDYQELRVRTFYLANADAKQALNLIKTIVKTRDVFIDEKLNTLTMRDTPDAIRLAEKVLATQDLAEPEVLLEVEVLEVSRTRLTDLGITPPTEATVTTLGLAPPTLTLADLQQITASRVGVSPLSATVRARMENGDTNLLANPRIRVKNKEKAKVHIGERVPVITTTVTSAGTTSFLPETVNYLDVGIKLEVEPLISLDDEVSIKVGLEVSSLGQKTVTRSGSEVYRVGTRNASTTLRLRDGETQALAGLINDQERKTVTGIPGFGQIPAIGRLFASRSKSKDKTEIVLLITPHIVRNLDRPLPTAVDFAAGTDAAVGGASLNLRGSLPVSEPAPVPAPAAEQPATPPPSGTPPAAPAPAQATPGANATLPATEPEDQENGE; via the coding sequence TTGAGTTTGAAGAAACTGATTGCACCTCTGGTGATCGCTGCCGCCGTATCCGGCTGCGCAGGCGATCAGGCTTACCGCAAGGGCAACCGCCTCCTCAACGAAGGCAAGGCCGCAATGGGGCTGGAACAGCTGCAAAAAGCCGTCAGGCTCGAGCCCGGCAACAAGGAATACCGCATTACCCTGGCCCGCCAGCGCGAAATTGCCGTCAACAAGCTGCTCGGCGAGGCCGACACGGCGCGCGTGCTGGCCCGCTACGACGCGGCGGAAGCGGCTTACCAGCGCGTCCTGGCCGTCGACCCCCGCAGCGAGCGCGCACGGGCGGGCATGGCGGCGATTGCGACGGAGCGGCGCCACGAGGCCCTGCTGGCGGATGCCGAAGCGCTGGCGCGCCAAGGCGATGCCGACGCAGCGACGGCGAAGCTGCAGGCCGTGCTCGCCGAGAATCCGCGCCACCGCCAGGCGCGAGCCCTGCTGCAACGGGTCGAGGAGCAGGCGGCGCAGGCAAAGTCCGCGGCGCCGACCCTGAAATCGACCTTCAAAAAGCCCATCACCCTGGAGTTCCGCGACGCCAATCTGAAGGCCATCTTCGAAGTCATCTCCCGGACAGCCGGCATCAACTTCCTCTTCGACAAGGATGTCCGGCCCGACCTCAAGGCCAGCCTCTTCGTCAAGAACACCACCATCGAGGATGTCATCGATTTCCTGCTGGTGACCAACCAGCTGGCCAAGAAGGTGCTGAACGAGAACAGCGTGCTGATCTATCCCAACATCCCGGCCAAGAACCGGGATTATCAGGAACTGCGAGTCAGGACCTTCTATCTCGCCAATGCCGACGCCAAACAGGCGCTCAACCTGATCAAGACCATCGTCAAGACGCGCGACGTGTTCATCGATGAGAAGCTCAACACCCTCACCATGCGCGACACGCCCGACGCCATCCGCCTGGCGGAAAAGGTGCTGGCGACCCAGGATCTGGCCGAGCCGGAAGTGCTGCTGGAGGTGGAGGTGCTGGAGGTGAGCCGCACGCGCCTGACGGATCTGGGCATCACGCCGCCCACCGAGGCCACCGTGACCACTCTGGGCCTCGCGCCGCCCACGCTGACTCTGGCCGATCTCCAGCAGATCACCGCGAGCCGCGTCGGGGTATCGCCCCTGTCCGCCACCGTGCGGGCCCGCATGGAGAACGGCGATACCAACCTGCTGGCCAACCCGCGCATCCGCGTGAAGAACAAGGAGAAGGCCAAGGTGCACATCGGTGAGCGGGTGCCGGTCATCACCACCACCGTGACCTCCGCCGGCACCACGAGCTTCCTGCCGGAAACGGTGAACTACCTCGACGTGGGCATCAAGCTCGAAGTGGAGCCGCTCATCTCGCTGGATGACGAGGTATCCATCAAAGTCGGTCTGGAGGTCAGCAGCCTCGGGCAGAAAACCGTGACCCGCAGCGGCAGCGAGGTGTACCGGGTCGGCACCCGCAATGCCTCCACCACCCTGCGCCTGCGCGATGGCGAAACCCAGGCCCTGGCCGGTCTGATCAACGATCAGGAGCGCAAGACCGTCACCGGCATCCCCGGCTTCGGCCAGATCCCGGCCATCGGCCGTCTGTTCGCCAGCAGAAGCAAGAGCAAGGACAAAACCGAGATCGTGCTGCTGATCACGCCGCACATCGTGCGCAACCTGGATCGCCCGTTGCCCACGGCGGTGGACTTCGCCGCCGGCACCGATGCAGCCGTCGGTGGCGCCTCGCTGAACCTGCGCGGCAGCCTGCCCGTGAGCGAGCCTGCGCCAGTGCCTGCCCCTGCAGCGGAGCAGCCGGCGACACCGCCCCCGTCCGGTACGCCGCCTGCGGCTCCCGCACCGGCCCAGGCCACCCCGGGCGCCAACGCGACGCTGCCCGCCACCGAGCCGGAGGATCAGGAGAATGGCGAGTAA
- a CDS encoding protein-L-isoaspartate(D-aspartate) O-methyltransferase, with amino-acid sequence MTSRRTRARLVERLRAQGIKSEMVLRAIYEVPRHLFVEEALASRAYEDSALPIGYGQTLSQPWTVAHMTEVLLAGGPLQRVLEIGTGSGYQTAVLAALVPYVYSIERLAFFHQQAQARFREMGLTRIVLRHGDGAQGWPEKAPFDGILVTAAAGFAPEALIAQLQPGGRLVMPLGEGRQQRLVVFRRDAQGVQMETLTECCFVPLLSGVC; translated from the coding sequence ATGACTTCCCGGCGCACGCGCGCGCGCCTGGTGGAGCGCCTGCGCGCCCAGGGCATCAAGAGCGAAATGGTGTTGCGGGCGATCTACGAGGTGCCGCGCCATCTCTTCGTGGAGGAGGCCCTGGCCAGCCGCGCCTACGAGGATTCGGCGCTGCCCATCGGCTACGGCCAGACCCTGTCCCAGCCCTGGACCGTGGCGCACATGACCGAAGTGCTCCTGGCCGGCGGCCCCTTGCAGCGGGTGCTGGAAATCGGCACCGGCTCCGGCTATCAGACGGCGGTGCTGGCGGCCCTGGTGCCCTACGTCTACAGCATCGAGCGGCTCGCCTTTTTCCATCAGCAGGCGCAGGCCCGCTTCCGCGAGATGGGCTTGACCCGCATCGTCCTGCGCCACGGTGATGGCGCCCAGGGCTGGCCGGAGAAGGCGCCCTTCGACGGCATACTGGTCACCGCCGCCGCCGGCTTTGCGCCGGAGGCCCTGATCGCCCAGCTGCAGCCGGGCGGTCGCCTGGTGATGCCGCTGGGCGAAGGGCGACAGCAGCGCCTGGTGGTGTTCCGGCGCGACGCGCAGGGCGTGCAGATGGAGACGCTGACCGAATGCTGCTTCGTGCCGCTGCTGTCCGGGGTGTGTTGA
- a CDS encoding Vgb family protein, producing MSFQKETVAGKVRSGSKLLRDLVVVASFGLFSVQASAAVIEEFRSPIPVSMPLHVGLTSEPAGGQTCDHKLWVGLFTAGKLAYVSDPAQPWAIYDMSPASGPMNIRVDSKDNSAWVSAVGNYITNMKTSGEHTETSIPSAASMPMGVGEDAQGNIWFAEMWRDQITKRLPNGQVVEYKIPGKGRAGPTGLTVDKNGDVWFAESVSGKVSVYRTATGKFERYELPGLARPMGISYMPMQADQNVVWFTETLGNRIGSISLDGKKITLYKILTKASLPMMAMQDMYGNVWFTEMEGNQIGQLIPNPSAPESSQIIEHRIPTPVSMPMGLAIDDECKTVWFTETRGNQLGKLKY from the coding sequence ATGTCTTTCCAGAAAGAAACCGTAGCCGGCAAGGTTCGTTCGGGCAGCAAGCTGCTTCGCGATCTGGTCGTGGTCGCGTCGTTCGGTCTGTTTTCCGTGCAGGCTTCCGCCGCCGTCATCGAGGAGTTCCGCTCCCCGATCCCGGTGTCCATGCCACTGCACGTCGGGCTGACCAGTGAGCCCGCAGGCGGCCAGACGTGTGATCACAAGCTATGGGTCGGCCTGTTCACGGCCGGCAAGCTTGCCTACGTTTCGGACCCTGCCCAGCCTTGGGCCATCTACGACATGTCACCGGCCAGTGGGCCAATGAACATACGCGTGGATTCCAAGGACAACAGCGCTTGGGTTTCTGCTGTTGGGAACTACATCACCAACATGAAGACCTCTGGCGAGCACACCGAGACCTCCATTCCCTCCGCTGCCAGCATGCCCATGGGCGTCGGTGAAGACGCGCAAGGCAACATCTGGTTTGCGGAGATGTGGCGGGATCAGATCACCAAGAGGCTCCCCAATGGTCAGGTGGTGGAGTACAAAATCCCCGGGAAGGGCCGCGCCGGTCCCACCGGTCTGACGGTGGACAAGAACGGCGATGTCTGGTTTGCCGAGTCGGTCAGCGGCAAGGTGAGCGTATACCGGACAGCGACGGGCAAGTTCGAGCGCTACGAGCTGCCGGGCCTCGCCCGCCCGATGGGCATCAGCTACATGCCCATGCAGGCGGATCAGAACGTCGTCTGGTTCACGGAGACCCTGGGCAACCGCATCGGTTCCATCAGTCTGGATGGCAAGAAGATCACCCTCTACAAGATCCTGACCAAAGCCAGCTTGCCCATGATGGCCATGCAGGACATGTATGGCAATGTCTGGTTTACGGAAATGGAGGGTAATCAGATCGGTCAGCTGATCCCGAACCCCAGTGCGCCCGAAAGCTCGCAAATCATCGAGCACCGCATCCCCACGCCGGTCAGTATGCCGATGGGGCTGGCGATCGACGATGAGTGCAAGACCGTCTGGTTCACTGAGACCCGGGGCAATCAGCTGGGCAAACTCAAGTACTGA
- a CDS encoding type II secretion system protein, which yields MHESKQANGFTLIEMLVVMAIIATLLTIVAPRYMHQTERAQEAVLRQDLSLMRDAIDKYYGDTGKYPADLDALVTGKYLRKLPVDPFTGSSGTWVAVMPDDPEQSGVFDVKSGASGKASDGTPYSEW from the coding sequence ATGCACGAGAGCAAGCAGGCAAACGGTTTCACGCTCATCGAAATGCTCGTGGTGATGGCCATCATCGCCACGCTGCTGACGATCGTGGCGCCGCGCTACATGCACCAGACCGAGCGCGCCCAGGAGGCGGTGCTGCGCCAGGACCTCAGCCTCATGCGTGATGCCATCGACAAGTACTATGGCGATACCGGCAAGTATCCGGCAGACCTCGATGCGCTGGTGACCGGGAAATACCTGCGCAAACTGCCGGTCGACCCCTTCACCGGCAGCAGCGGCACCTGGGTTGCGGTGATGCCGGACGATCCGGAGCAAAGCGGCGTTTTCGATGTGAAGAGCGGGGCGTCGGGCAAGGCTTCGGACGGCACGCCCTACAGCGAGTGGTGA
- a CDS encoding NAD(P)H-dependent oxidoreductase, producing the protein MKETLLSALRFRHACKHFDKTRQIPGEDLEFILEAGRLSPSSMGLEHWKFIVVRTPALKTQLQGACGDQPQLGSCSAAVVILAKKAELAPDSEYVRALLKREVPQAEYEGLLRFYADFAQRVDLVAWSVAQCHIAAANMMTAAAAIGIDSCPIGGFDPAAVREVLDIDGRRYEVALILPLGYRAQPQPARHRLPLEALVEYR; encoded by the coding sequence GTGAAAGAAACCCTCCTGAGCGCGCTCCGCTTCCGCCATGCCTGCAAGCATTTCGACAAGACCAGGCAGATACCGGGGGAGGATCTGGAATTCATCCTGGAGGCGGGCCGGCTGTCCCCGTCCTCCATGGGCCTGGAGCACTGGAAATTCATCGTGGTCCGGACGCCGGCGCTGAAGACGCAGTTGCAAGGCGCCTGCGGCGACCAGCCGCAACTCGGCTCGTGCAGCGCCGCCGTCGTCATACTGGCCAAGAAAGCGGAGCTGGCGCCGGACAGCGAGTACGTCCGCGCCCTGCTCAAGCGCGAGGTGCCGCAGGCGGAATACGAGGGCCTGCTCCGGTTCTATGCGGACTTTGCGCAACGCGTCGACTTGGTCGCCTGGAGCGTCGCCCAGTGCCACATCGCCGCCGCCAACATGATGACGGCAGCCGCCGCCATCGGCATCGACTCCTGCCCCATCGGCGGCTTCGATCCGGCGGCGGTCCGGGAGGTGCTGGACATCGACGGCAGGCGTTACGAAGTGGCGCTCATCCTGCCGCTGGGCTATCGGGCGCAGCCCCAGCCGGCACGCCACCGGCTGCCGCTCGAAGCGCTGGTCGAATACCGCTGA
- a CDS encoding type II secretion system pseudopilin PulG, with translation MSSVHRIARLRPAASTAADPARVAGGQGGFTYLGLLLAMVLLGAGLSLTGTVWHTQQQREKEKELLFIGNQFREAIGQYYERSPGGAKAYPRRLEDLLKDPRQITTQRYLRRLYRDPLTGQAEWGLVKEPSGGIIGVYSLSTDKPLKTGNFHAADRGLAGKDKYSEWWFVYAPKQLAVPPFFPPLGG, from the coding sequence ATGTCGAGCGTTCACAGGATCGCCCGGTTGCGGCCGGCAGCCTCTACAGCGGCGGACCCGGCCCGCGTGGCCGGCGGGCAGGGCGGTTTCACCTATCTGGGACTGCTGCTGGCGATGGTCCTGCTGGGAGCCGGTCTTTCCCTGACCGGCACGGTTTGGCACACCCAGCAGCAGCGGGAGAAAGAAAAGGAACTGCTGTTCATCGGCAACCAATTCCGGGAGGCCATCGGCCAGTACTACGAACGCTCTCCCGGCGGCGCCAAGGCCTATCCCCGGCGCTTGGAGGACCTGCTCAAAGACCCGCGCCAGATCACCACCCAGCGCTATCTGCGCCGGCTCTACCGCGATCCCTTGACGGGCCAGGCGGAATGGGGCCTGGTGAAGGAGCCGAGCGGGGGCATCATCGGAGTTTACAGCCTGTCGACGGACAAACCGCTAAAAACCGGCAACTTCCACGCGGCCGATCGGGGACTTGCCGGCAAGGACAAGTACTCGGAATGGTGGTTCGTGTACGCCCCGAAGCAACTGGCGGTGCCGCCATTCTTCCCGCCGCTCGGCGGCTGA
- a CDS encoding type II secretion system protein, with translation MASKRGQGVPVRLSGSRCDGFTLIELVITVAIVGILATAAMPMAELAVQRSKEQELRSALREIRTAIDAYKQAVDEGRITRAADASGYPPSLQALAAGVEDAKHPGRAKIYFLRRIPRDPMVSDPGIPAEETWGLRSYASAPEDPQAGEDVFDVYSRNDRTGLNGIPYREW, from the coding sequence ATGGCGAGTAAGCGCGGCCAGGGCGTGCCCGTCCGCCTCTCCGGCAGCCGCTGCGATGGCTTCACCCTGATCGAACTGGTGATCACGGTCGCCATCGTGGGGATTCTGGCGACCGCGGCCATGCCCATGGCCGAACTCGCGGTGCAGCGCAGCAAGGAGCAGGAACTGCGCAGCGCCCTGCGCGAGATCCGCACGGCCATCGATGCCTACAAACAGGCCGTTGACGAGGGCCGCATCACCAGGGCGGCCGATGCCTCCGGCTATCCGCCCAGCCTGCAGGCGCTGGCCGCCGGGGTCGAGGATGCCAAGCATCCTGGCCGCGCGAAGATCTACTTTCTGCGCCGCATCCCCCGCGACCCCATGGTGTCGGATCCGGGCATCCCGGCCGAGGAGACCTGGGGCCTGCGCAGCTATGCCAGCGCGCCGGAGGATCCGCAGGCGGGCGAGGACGTCTTCGACGTGTACTCGCGCAACGACCGGACCGGCCTCAACGGCATTCCCTACCGCGAGTGGTGA
- the surE gene encoding 5'/3'-nucleotidase SurE: MRRFLLSNDDGYLAPGLAVLAEALSSMGELVVVAPDRDRSGASNSLTLDRPLRCRRGENGFFYVNGTPTDCVHLAVTGLMPEEPDMVISGINRGANLGDDVIYSGTVAAASEGRFLGLPAVAISLVGTNYTHYATAGRVALDLVSRILSNPLPADTILNVNVPDLPYAELRGFEVTRLGRRHKSEPVIQSSDPRGEPVYWIGPAGREADAGLGTDFDAVRRGYVSITPLNLDMTRYVFLDTLSQWLSSTHHEN; encoded by the coding sequence ATGCGTCGCTTTCTGCTCAGCAATGATGATGGCTACCTGGCGCCCGGCCTGGCGGTGCTGGCCGAAGCACTGTCCAGCATGGGCGAGCTCGTGGTGGTGGCGCCCGACCGGGATCGCAGCGGTGCCAGCAACTCCCTGACCCTCGACCGGCCGCTGCGCTGCCGCCGCGGCGAGAACGGTTTTTTTTACGTGAACGGCACCCCGACGGACTGCGTGCACTTGGCCGTGACCGGGCTGATGCCCGAGGAGCCCGACATGGTGATCAGCGGCATCAACCGCGGCGCCAACCTGGGCGATGACGTCATCTATTCGGGCACGGTGGCGGCGGCCTCCGAGGGCCGCTTCCTGGGCTTGCCGGCCGTTGCGATTTCCCTGGTGGGGACTAACTATACCCATTATGCCACGGCCGGGCGGGTGGCCCTGGACTTGGTGTCGCGCATACTGAGCAACCCCTTGCCCGCGGATACCATCCTCAATGTGAACGTGCCCGACTTGCCCTACGCGGAACTGCGCGGCTTCGAAGTGACCCGCCTCGGGCGCCGGCACAAGAGCGAGCCGGTCATCCAGTCAAGCGATCCGCGCGGGGAGCCTGTCTACTGGATCGGCCCCGCCGGCCGCGAGGCGGACGCCGGGCTCGGCACGGATTTCGACGCGGTGCGGCGGGGCTACGTGTCCATCACGCCCCTGAACCTGGACATGACGCGCTACGTCTTTCTTGATACGCTAAGCCAATGGTTAAGCAGCACCCACCACGAGAACTAG